From a region of the Cucumis sativus cultivar 9930 chromosome 6, Cucumber_9930_V3, whole genome shotgun sequence genome:
- the LOC101214391 gene encoding zinc finger protein ZAT3: MDLPLFSFNAQRSSTTTNSRRKPTKFIKTTTLNNASATPHNITPPCSECGKKFCSWKALFGHMRCHPERQWRGINPPPIFLHPPSAAQLDHEIATSLIMLSNAPPDPGRGTSEGREAVVVCEHKPRAHSGLLDLNLPPPMEEIEQESSSPYSSGIVLDLRLGLN; the protein is encoded by the coding sequence atggatcttcctctcttttctttcaatgcCCAACGGAGTTCTACTACTACTAATTCCCGTCGGAAGCCTACTAAATTCATCAAAACAACCACCCTCAATAATGCTTCCGCCACACCCCACAACATCACTCCCCCGTGTTCCGAATGCGGCAAGAAATTCTGTTCATGGAAGGCTCTTTTCGGCCACATGCGCTGCCATCCCGAGCGTCAATGGCGAGGAATCAACCCACCCCCTATTTTCCTCCATCCTCCCTCCGCCGCTCAACTAGATCATGAAATCGCTACCTCTTTGATCATGCTCTCAAATGCCCCACCGGACCCCGGACGTGGAACTTCAGAGGGCAGAGAAGCAGTGGTAGTTTGTGAGCACAAACCAAGGGCACATTCTGGATTATTGGACTTGAATTTGCCTCCTCCAATGGAGGAGATTGAACAGGAATCTTCATCTCCCTATTCATCAGGGATTGTTTTGGATCTCAGATTGGGGCTTAATTAA
- the LOC101211824 gene encoding uncharacterized protein LOC101211824 isoform X3, with amino-acid sequence MVQKSIDSKFSEYGHGNFGKDVPSQEKQLQISAKKTASRDLQNDNMAIASNCTGSSPLLKEIGTGSDIIKVSGNKRALPVYPASPSHLHSSTSNSANGHLVYVRRKSDADIGKNSSCDNTSIKANYPNLNKLGSLAVTVHLKSQAKELQNHCVQAFAPFPMVSSVNAPRKPSVPHHMGKCGINLAVAESNFHSAPSTFPSVGIPVGWKNLQWEDRYHQLQLLLNKLDQSDQRDYLQVLGSLSSVELSRHAVELEKRSIQLSLEEAKELQRVGVLNVLGNPVKNIKVSLTHQDSSET; translated from the exons aTGGTTCAGAAATCCATTGACTCCAAATTCAGTGAATATGGACATGGAAATTTTGGGAAGGACGTGCCTTCTCAGGAAAAGCAACTGCAAATTTCTGCGAAGAAGACAGCATCAAGGGATTTGCAAAATGATAATATGGCCATAGCTTCAAATTGTACTGGAAGTTCTCCTCTTTTGAAGGAAATAGGTACCGGTAGTGACATCATTAAAGTTTCTGGTAACAAGAGAGCCTTACCAGTCTACCCTGCAAGTCCATCTCATCTCCATTCTTCAACTTCTAATTCTGCAAATGGGCATCTTGTTTATGTCCGTAGAAAATCTGATGCGGATATAGGGAAGAATAGTTCTTGTGATAATACAAGCATAAAAGCTAATTATCCAAATCTGAACAAACTTGGTTCACTAGCTGTAACTGTGCATCTCAAATCCCAGGCTAAGGAGCTGCAGAATCATTGCGTGCAAGCATTTGCTCCTTTTCCAATGGTGTCTTCCGTGAATGCACCTAGAAAACCTTCAGTTCCTCATCACATGGGAAAGTGTGGCATCAATTTAGCCGTAGCAGAATCGAACTTCCATTCTGCACCTTCTACTTTCCCTTCAGTAGGCATCCCAGTAGGATGGAAAAATTTGCAGTGGGAAGACAGATATCATCAGTTGCAGTTGTTATTGAATAAATTGGACCAATCAGATCAACGTGATTATCTTCAGG TGCTCGGATCGTTGTCATCGGTTGAACTTAGTAGACATGCAGTTGAATTGGAAAAGAGATCCATTCAGCTCTCGCTTGAGGAAG CAAAAGAGCTGCAGCGAGTTGGGGTTTTGAATGTGCTGGGAAATCCTGTAAAGAATATCAAAGTATCGTTAACCCATCAAGACAGTTCAGAGACATAA
- the LOC105435782 gene encoding uncharacterized protein LOC105435782: protein MVSEKGNNKTLDTSLGEAQIETKPLYHCCGHRHRRHHGKTPPSDSEDVGNQFGATIGASHIAQHQVQSSHATSLTPHTTVDTFMNQPIFFPPSSQIQPPYPSDNPHLHAPPLPSVYKRPLIHESLPFHVLQQQHIHGLEMIEGILSSVLKLVNPWHSLNRLNYRCIQRTWRNYPSSFRTGKTHSFDLC, encoded by the exons atggtatcagagaaAGGTAACAACAAAACCCTAGACACTAGCTTAGGTGAAGCccaaatagaaacaaaacccCTTTATCACTGCTGTGGACACCGTCATCGCCGCCACCATGGAAAAACTCCTCCATCCGATTCAGAAGATGTTGGCAATCAGTTTGGGGCCACCATCGGAGCAAGCCACATAGCCCAACACCAGGTACAAAGCTCACATGCCACAAGTCTTACCCCACACACCACCGTCGATACCTTCATGAACCAACCGATCTTCTTCCCTCCTTCATCCCAAATCCAGCCGCCATACCCTTCCGACAATCCACACCTCCACGCACCGCCATTGCCCTCGGTTTACAAACGACCTTTGATTCACGAGTCATTGCCTTTTCATGTCTTACAGCAGCAACATATCCATGGTTTAGAAATGATCGAAGGTATACTCAGTTCGGTTTTGAAGTTAGTGAATCCTTGGCATAGTCTAAATCGACTGAACTACCGATGTATTCAAAGAACCTG GAGAAACTATCCGTCCTCTTTTAGAACGGGGAAGACTCACTCATTCGATCTATGCTGA
- the LOC101211824 gene encoding uncharacterized protein LOC101211824 isoform X2, which translates to MVQKSIDSKFSEYGHGNFGKDVPSQEKQLQISAKKTASRDLQNDNMAIASNCTGSSPLLKEIGTGSDIIKVSGNKRALPVYPASPSHLHSSTSNSANGHLVYVRRKSDADIGKNSSCDNTSIKANYPNLNKLGSLAVTVHLKSQAKELQNHCVQAFAPFPMVSSVNAPRKPSVPHHMGKCGINLAVAESNFHSAPSTFPSVGIPVGWKNLQWEDRYHQLQLLLNKLDQSDQRDYLQVLGSLSSVELSRHAVELEKRSIQLSLEEVLDLDISNIQRLDNLVINSLKITRERFTLAPEVSNLLHSGLLLGHVSEKSSNRQMQNWSQQHRNWRRRKLSCR; encoded by the exons aTGGTTCAGAAATCCATTGACTCCAAATTCAGTGAATATGGACATGGAAATTTTGGGAAGGACGTGCCTTCTCAGGAAAAGCAACTGCAAATTTCTGCGAAGAAGACAGCATCAAGGGATTTGCAAAATGATAATATGGCCATAGCTTCAAATTGTACTGGAAGTTCTCCTCTTTTGAAGGAAATAGGTACCGGTAGTGACATCATTAAAGTTTCTGGTAACAAGAGAGCCTTACCAGTCTACCCTGCAAGTCCATCTCATCTCCATTCTTCAACTTCTAATTCTGCAAATGGGCATCTTGTTTATGTCCGTAGAAAATCTGATGCGGATATAGGGAAGAATAGTTCTTGTGATAATACAAGCATAAAAGCTAATTATCCAAATCTGAACAAACTTGGTTCACTAGCTGTAACTGTGCATCTCAAATCCCAGGCTAAGGAGCTGCAGAATCATTGCGTGCAAGCATTTGCTCCTTTTCCAATGGTGTCTTCCGTGAATGCACCTAGAAAACCTTCAGTTCCTCATCACATGGGAAAGTGTGGCATCAATTTAGCCGTAGCAGAATCGAACTTCCATTCTGCACCTTCTACTTTCCCTTCAGTAGGCATCCCAGTAGGATGGAAAAATTTGCAGTGGGAAGACAGATATCATCAGTTGCAGTTGTTATTGAATAAATTGGACCAATCAGATCAACGTGATTATCTTCAGG TGCTCGGATCGTTGTCATCGGTTGAACTTAGTAGACATGCAGTTGAATTGGAAAAGAGATCCATTCAGCTCTCGCTTGAGGAAG TCTTGGATTTGGACATATCAAATATTCAGAGGTTGGATAATTTGGTAATCAATAGCTTAAAGATCACTAGGGAGAGGTTCACGTTGGCACCTGAAGTTTCAAACCTTCTACATTCTGGATTGCTGCTAGGACATGTGTCAGAGAAGAGCTCAAACAGGCAAATGCAGAATTGGAGTCAACAACACAGAAACTGGAGAAGGAGAAAATTGAGTTGCAGGTAG
- the LOC101211824 gene encoding uncharacterized protein LOC101211824 isoform X1 has protein sequence MVQKSIDSKFSEYGHGNFGKDVPSQEKQLQISAKKTASRDLQNDNMAIASNCTGSSPLLKEIGTGSDIIKVSGNKRALPVYPASPSHLHSSTSNSANGHLVYVRRKSDADIGKNSSCDNTSIKANYPNLNKLGSLAVTVHLKSQAKELQNHCVQAFAPFPMVSSVNAPRKPSVPHHMGKCGINLAVAESNFHSAPSTFPSVGIPVGWKNLQWEDRYHQLQLLLNKLDQSDQRDYLQVLGSLSSVELSRHAVELEKRSIQLSLEEEVLDLDISNIQRLDNLVINSLKITRERFTLAPEVSNLLHSGLLLGHVSEKSSNRQMQNWSQQHRNWRRRKLSCR, from the exons aTGGTTCAGAAATCCATTGACTCCAAATTCAGTGAATATGGACATGGAAATTTTGGGAAGGACGTGCCTTCTCAGGAAAAGCAACTGCAAATTTCTGCGAAGAAGACAGCATCAAGGGATTTGCAAAATGATAATATGGCCATAGCTTCAAATTGTACTGGAAGTTCTCCTCTTTTGAAGGAAATAGGTACCGGTAGTGACATCATTAAAGTTTCTGGTAACAAGAGAGCCTTACCAGTCTACCCTGCAAGTCCATCTCATCTCCATTCTTCAACTTCTAATTCTGCAAATGGGCATCTTGTTTATGTCCGTAGAAAATCTGATGCGGATATAGGGAAGAATAGTTCTTGTGATAATACAAGCATAAAAGCTAATTATCCAAATCTGAACAAACTTGGTTCACTAGCTGTAACTGTGCATCTCAAATCCCAGGCTAAGGAGCTGCAGAATCATTGCGTGCAAGCATTTGCTCCTTTTCCAATGGTGTCTTCCGTGAATGCACCTAGAAAACCTTCAGTTCCTCATCACATGGGAAAGTGTGGCATCAATTTAGCCGTAGCAGAATCGAACTTCCATTCTGCACCTTCTACTTTCCCTTCAGTAGGCATCCCAGTAGGATGGAAAAATTTGCAGTGGGAAGACAGATATCATCAGTTGCAGTTGTTATTGAATAAATTGGACCAATCAGATCAACGTGATTATCTTCAGG TGCTCGGATCGTTGTCATCGGTTGAACTTAGTAGACATGCAGTTGAATTGGAAAAGAGATCCATTCAGCTCTCGCTTGAGGAAG AAGTCTTGGATTTGGACATATCAAATATTCAGAGGTTGGATAATTTGGTAATCAATAGCTTAAAGATCACTAGGGAGAGGTTCACGTTGGCACCTGAAGTTTCAAACCTTCTACATTCTGGATTGCTGCTAGGACATGTGTCAGAGAAGAGCTCAAACAGGCAAATGCAGAATTGGAGTCAACAACACAGAAACTGGAGAAGGAGAAAATTGAGTTGCAGGTAG
- the LOC101214151 gene encoding U-box domain-containing protein 15 translates to MFYSKPHQNHKTRECRFVHYYITNSVSTPPLLFFFFFFLPKFGVFKSNSPHPLLEFQTPTTGLEEKQEEEVVVYYLVMERQYGSNSLSPCSSISNGVLQETVDVTKCLTEANELIEAIGAFSGFRKTQSKECLNLVRRLKMLVPLLEEIRDLHDMLPAEALSSHISLLKEALVLAKRLLKNCHNGSKIYLAFENEAVMARFHVVYDKLKEALDGIPYDELGVSVELKEQVELMSTQLKRAKCRKDTQDMELAMDMMVVFSKNDERNADPVILERLANKLELRKIADLEAETIAVQKLVRHRGVPNSESLQQIIDLLRKFKQIAGMDNNVAPDGPVVSKSLQRCKSTLIPHEFLCPITLEIMTDPVIVATGQTYDRESIQKWLNSNHRTCPKSGQTLVHLSLAPNYALKNLILQWCQKNNYELPKKEVVAGMGDTPSDLAGEISSLVHNLSSSQLDIQREAIIKIRVLSKENPENRVWIANSGVIPPLVKLLSYPDLNFQEHTVTALLNLSIDDSNKRLIAREGAIPAIIEILQRGTEEAKENSAAALFSLSMLDENKVLIGSLKGIPPLVLLLRDGTIRGKKDAATALFNLSLNQANKSRAIKAGIIQPLLALLEDKNLGMVDEALSILLLLASHPEGRSEIGNNSFIEILVNIIIDGTPKNKECATSLLLELGRNNSPSILVALQFGVYEHLVELTRCGTSRAQRKATSLLQYMSKCEHIP, encoded by the exons ATGTTTTATAGCAAACCACATCAAAACCATAAAACCCGCGAATGCCGCTTTGTCCATTACTATATTACAAATTCAGTTTCTACACCACCGttgctttttttcttcttcttctttctcccaaAATTTGGTGTCTTTAAATCAAATTCCCCACACCCACTTTTAGAATTCCAAACTCCTACAACTGGGTTGGAGGAAAAACAAGAGGAAGAAGTAGTGGTATATTATTTGGTTATGGAGAGACAATATGGATCAAATAGTTTGAGTCCATGTTCCTCCATTTCTAATGGGGTTCTACAAGAAACTGTAGATGTCACCAAATGTTTGACGGAAGCCAATGAATTAATCGAAGCCATAGGGGCTTTTTCTGGGTTTCGAAAGACCCAATCTAAGGAGTGTTTGAATTTGGTTAGGAGGTTGAAGATGCTTGTTCCTTTGTTGGAGGAGATTAGAGACCTTCACGATATGCTTCCTGCTGAGGCTTTGAGTTCCcatatttctcttttgaaaGAGGCTCTTGTTTTGGCCAAAAGGTTACTGAAGAATTGCCACAATGGGAGTAAGATTTACCTG GCGTTTGAGAATGAGGCTGTGATGGCAAGGTTTCATGTTGTTTATGACAAATTGAAGGAGGCCCTTGATGGGATACCTTATGATGAGCTTGGAGTCTCAGTTGAATTGAAAGAGCAA GTTGAGCTCATGTCGACACAACTCAAAAGAGCAAAGTGTAGAAAAGATACACAAGACATGGAACTAGCAATGGACATGATggttgttttttcaaaaaacgaCGAGAGAAATGCTGATCCTGTTATACTTGAAAGATTGGCAAATAAATTAGAACTACGTAAAATTGCTGATTTGGAAGCAGAAACTATAGCTGTACAAAAATTAGTTAGACATAGAGGTGTGCCGAATTCTGAAAGTCTCCAGCAAATTATAGACCTTCTACGCAAGTTTAAACAAATTGCAGGTATGGACAATAATGTTGCTCCTGATGGTCCTGTTGTGTCGAAAAGTCTGCAACGGTGTAAATCTACATTAATCCCTCATGAATTCCTCTGTCCCATTACCTTGGAAATCATGACAGATCCTGTCATTGTGGCTACTGGGCAG ACTTATGACCGAGAAAGTATACAGAAATGGTTGAATTCTAACCACCGGACCTGCCCGAAAAGCGGACAGACATTAGTGCATTTGTCACTAGCTCCAAATTATGCCCTCAAGAACCTCATTTTGCAGTGGTGTCAAAAGAATAACTACGAATTGCCGAAGAAGGAAGTAGTTGCTGGAATGGGAGACACTCCATCTGATCTCGCTGGAGAAATCTCCTCTTTAGTCCACAATCTATCCTCGAGCCAGTTGGATATCCAGAGAGAGGCTATCATCAAGATCCGTGTCCTTTCCAAGGAGAACCCTGAGAACAGAGTTTGGATCGCAAATAGCGGAGTCATCCCTCCGTTGGTTAAGCTTCTCTCCTACCCAGATCTCAATTTCCAAGAACACACGGTAACCGCTCTATTGAACTTGTCTATTGACGATTCGAATAAAAGACTCATAGCGAGAGAAGGAGCAATTCCTGCTATCATAGAAATCCTGCAGCGTGGAACGGAAGAGGCTAAGGAAAACTCTGCTGCTGCCCTGTTTAGCTTGTCAATGTTAGATGAAAACAAGGTTCTGATTGGTTCTCTGAAGGGAATTCCGCCGTTGGTATTACTTCTTCGAGATGGTACAATCCGAGGGAAGAAGGATGCTGCCACTGCACTGTTTAACCTGTCACTGAATCAAGCAAACAAGTCCCGAGCCATCAAAGCTGGCATCATACAGCCCCTTCTCGCTTTGCTGGAGGATAAGAACTTAGGAATGGTTGATGAAgctttatcaatcttgttactCCTTGCATCACATCCCGAGGGACGGTCCGAGATCGGCAATAACTCTTTCATTGAAATTCTAGTGAACATCATAATAGACGGGACTCCGAAGAACAAGGAATGTGCTACATCGTTGCTTCTGGAGCTGGGACGAAACAATTCGCCTTCCATTTTGGTTGCACTGCAATTTGGAGTATATGAACATCTGGTAGAGCTAACAAGATGTGGGACAAGTAGAGCCCAGAGAAAAGCAACCTCACTTTTGCAGTATATGAGCAAGTGTGAACACATTCCCTAA
- the LOC101211585 gene encoding sorcin isoform X2 encodes MENTGILKEWFDRVDSEKSGSITAPQLQNALAVGNLNFPHSIVQQMIRMYDFDRNGTMSFEEFVALNKFLLKLQQAFSDLERGRGYLVPDDVYEALVKIGFTLDSPAFYTVCESFDQKKNGRFRLDDFISLCIFVQSAGNMFNSFDTAKQGRVTLDLNQFVYCTANCRI; translated from the exons ATGGAGAACACGGGAATTCTGAAGGAGTGGTTTGATCGAGTGGATTCAGAGAAGTCTGGAAGTATCACAGCTCCTCAGCTTCAG AATGCTCTGGCTGTTGGAAACCTCAACTTTCCCCACTCAATTGTGCAGCAAATGATCAG AATGTATGATTTTGATAGAAATGGAACTATGAGCTTCGAAG AGTTTGTAGCTCTCAACAAGTTCCTCCTTAAG CTTCAGCAAGCCTTCTCTGACTTGGAAAg AGGTCGTGGTTATCTAGTCCCAGATGATGTATACGAG GCTTTGGTTAAAATTGGCTTCACGCTGGACTCTCCAGCCTTTTATACTGTCTGCGAG AGCTttgatcaaaagaaaaatgggagATTTCGGCTAGACGACTTCATATCTCTCTGTATATTTGTTCAATCAGCTGG GAATATGTTTAATTCGTTCGATACAGCAAAACAAGGCAGGGTGACTCTAGATCTCAATCAATTTGTCTATTGCA CTGCTAATTGCAGAATAtga
- the LOC101211585 gene encoding sorcin isoform X1, protein MENTGILKEWFDRVDSEKSGSITAPQLQNALAVGNLNFPHSIVQQMIRMYDFDRNGTMSFEEFVALNKFLLKLQQAFSDLERGRGYLVPDDVYEALVKIGFTLDSPAFYTVCESFDQKKNGRFRLDDFISLCIFVQSAGNMFNSFDTAKQGRVTLDLNQFVYCSEYLTANCRI, encoded by the exons ATGGAGAACACGGGAATTCTGAAGGAGTGGTTTGATCGAGTGGATTCAGAGAAGTCTGGAAGTATCACAGCTCCTCAGCTTCAG AATGCTCTGGCTGTTGGAAACCTCAACTTTCCCCACTCAATTGTGCAGCAAATGATCAG AATGTATGATTTTGATAGAAATGGAACTATGAGCTTCGAAG AGTTTGTAGCTCTCAACAAGTTCCTCCTTAAG CTTCAGCAAGCCTTCTCTGACTTGGAAAg AGGTCGTGGTTATCTAGTCCCAGATGATGTATACGAG GCTTTGGTTAAAATTGGCTTCACGCTGGACTCTCCAGCCTTTTATACTGTCTGCGAG AGCTttgatcaaaagaaaaatgggagATTTCGGCTAGACGACTTCATATCTCTCTGTATATTTGTTCAATCAGCTGG GAATATGTTTAATTCGTTCGATACAGCAAAACAAGGCAGGGTGACTCTAGATCTCAATCAATTTGTCTATTGCAGTGAGTATCTGA CTGCTAATTGCAGAATAtga
- the LOC101213909 gene encoding isocitrate dehydrogenase [NAD] regulatory subunit 1, mitochondrial, whose amino-acid sequence MATGSTFPIIRRLVPCGRHYSRLSDARSLTYMPRPGDGDPRPVTFIPGDGIGPLVTNAVEQVMEAMHAPIYFERYDVHGYMKEVPREVIESILKNKVCLKGGLMTPMGGGVSSLNVQLRKEFDLYASLVNCFNFPGLPTRHENVDIVVIRENTEGEYAGLEHEVVPGVVESLKVISKFSSERIAKYAFEYAYLNNRKKVTAVHKANIMKLADGLFLESCREVAAQYPSIQYNEVIVDNCCMQLVSKPEQFDVMVTPNLYGNLVANTAAGIAGGTGLMPGGNVGCDHAIFEQGASAGNVGNEKIVEGKKANPVALLLSSAMMLRHLQFPSFADRLESAVKRVIMDNKCRTKDLGGNSTTQHVVDAVIAFLD is encoded by the exons ATGGCCACCGGTTCCACCTTTCCGATAATACGCCGCCTCGTCCCTTGCGGGAGGCACTATTCTCGCCTCTCCGACGCTCGATCCCTCACCTACATGCCTAGGCCCGGCGATGGAGATCCGCGCCCGGTCACTTTCATTCCCGGAGATGGAATCGGTCCTCTGGTGACTAACGCGGTGGAGCAAGTGATGGAGGCGATGCACGCTCCCATCTACTTTGAGCGGTACGATGTCCATGGCTATATGAAGGAGGTTCCTAGAGAAGTAATAGAATctattttgaagaataaagTTTGTTTGAAAGGTGGGCTGATGACTCCGATGGGCGGTGGTGTTAGTTCACTCAATGTGCAACTCAGGAAGGAGTTCGACTTGTACGCCTCGCTTGttaattgtttcaatttcCCTGGATTGCCTACGCGTCATGAGAATGTTGATATTGTCGTCATTAGGGAGAATACGGAGGGTGAGTACGCTGGCCTCGAGCATGAGGTCGTTCCTGGCGTCGTTGAGAGCCTCAAg GTGATCTCAAAGTTTTCCTCAGAACGCATTGCCAAATATGCGTTTGAGTATGCTTATCTGAACAACAGAAAGAAAGTGACGGCGGTGCACAAAGCGAACATTATGAAGCTTGCAGATGGTTTGTTTTTGGAGTCTTGCAGGGAAGTGGCAGCCCAATATCCTAGTATCCAATACAATGAGGTTATTGTTGACAACTGCTGCATGCAGCTTGTTTCAAAGCCTGAGCAATTTGATGTCATG GTGACTCCGAACCTTTATGGGAATCTAGTGGCAAACACAGCAGCTGGAATTGCCGGAGGCACTGGTCTGATGCCAGGAG ggAACGTGGGGTGTGATCATGCGATATTTGAACAAGGAGCCTCAGCAGGGAACGTTGGGAATGAGAAAATAGTGGAAGGGAAGAAAGCAAACCCAGTTGCTTTGCTGCTTTCATCGGCAATGATGCTGAGACACCTTCAGTTTCCTTCTTTCGCTGATAGACTTGAGAGCGCTGTCAAACGTGTAATCATGGATAACAAATGTAGGACTAAAGATCTTGGTGGAAACTCTACTACCCAACATGTTGTCGATGCTGTCATCGCATTTTTGGACTGa